Proteins from a single region of Amycolatopsis sp. CA-230715:
- a CDS encoding Lrp/AsnC family transcriptional regulator, translating into MSSPVDDNAATLDCLDRQMIHALQVDGRAAFRRIAAVLGVSEQTVARRYRRLHGSGFLRVLGRLDPHRQGGTEWLIRVQARPNSARALADTIASYPQAVWVGLTAGGSELVCTVRAPGEDGRNEILLERLPRTAQVLTIRSYAVLHRFDVGQLYWSGYPDLLDSDQVAALAPARATTTPGPLRKGDEVLLHALAADGRRAYADLAAHTNWPRSRVVTRIAELRDSGALYFEVEFSPRIMGFQTTAYLWLNVTPSQLDSTGHALAEHPETAWVAAVAGPENLVAVVIVRTHDELYRYINHRIGALQGVHTTEISLQLHQVKQADSLSNGDRLTALTPTS; encoded by the coding sequence ATGAGCAGCCCTGTTGACGATAATGCCGCCACTCTGGACTGTCTGGATCGACAAATGATTCATGCGCTTCAGGTTGACGGTCGAGCGGCGTTCCGCCGCATCGCCGCCGTGCTCGGGGTGTCCGAGCAAACCGTCGCCCGTCGTTACCGGCGGTTGCACGGATCGGGGTTCCTGCGCGTGCTCGGTCGGCTCGATCCGCACCGGCAGGGCGGCACCGAATGGTTGATCCGGGTCCAGGCCCGCCCCAACTCCGCCCGTGCCTTGGCCGACACGATCGCCAGCTACCCGCAAGCCGTCTGGGTCGGGCTCACCGCGGGCGGTTCCGAACTCGTCTGCACGGTGCGTGCGCCAGGCGAGGACGGACGCAACGAGATCCTGCTCGAACGCCTGCCGCGCACCGCCCAGGTGCTCACCATCCGCAGCTACGCGGTGTTGCACCGGTTCGACGTCGGGCAGCTTTACTGGTCGGGCTACCCCGACCTCCTGGACAGTGACCAGGTCGCCGCCTTGGCGCCCGCCAGGGCGACCACAACACCGGGACCGCTGCGGAAGGGGGACGAGGTGTTGCTGCACGCCCTCGCCGCAGACGGCCGCCGCGCCTACGCCGACCTCGCCGCCCACACGAACTGGCCCCGCTCCCGGGTCGTCACCAGAATCGCCGAACTCCGCGACAGCGGCGCACTCTACTTCGAGGTCGAGTTCTCACCGCGCATCATGGGCTTTCAGACCACCGCCTACCTATGGCTCAACGTCACCCCGAGCCAACTGGACAGCACCGGACACGCCCTGGCCGAACATCCGGAAACGGCCTGGGTCGCCGCCGTCGCCGGGCCCGAAAACCTCGTCGCGGTCGTCATCGTCCGCACCCACGACGAGTTGTACCGCTACATCAATCACCGCATCGGCGCCCTGCAGGGAGTCCACACCACCGAGATCTCCCTGCAACTCCACCAAGTCAAACAAGCCGACTCCCTCTCCAACGGCGACCGGCTCACCGCACTCACACCCACCTCATGA
- a CDS encoding MFS transporter has translation MRKWLPLIPISLGTVMFTVDITIIGMAIPAISDGLHVSFSALQWSIDAYILVLAALVMAAGSASDRFGRLRVYLTGTLVFAIASLGCGLAPNAAVLIAGRALQGVGAAAMMVTNTALLAGTYRGRDQGVAFGVWTSVTAVSAATGPLLGGVLTEALGWRSIFLVNLPMALVALWTGRRWLPEGRDPAGGRIDVPGTALFVLAATLVTFALIRAGEDGWGSPSVVPCLAAAAGALIAFGLVERHRRHPMLDLALLRKPAFVALLLGALVFNAASVADFVYRSLWLQSIVHLDSFAAGLALTPMGAAALVTAMITGRLAATVEPRLPIGIGLLLISAGGFSYLLLLTPDASWPALLPGLLITGAGVGVCSPVLASAVLATVPPSRAGMASGAMNTLLQLGFALGMPVLGTVLTATIRHTLTETGFADPEPAALAISNGRSPQLVAAFPPGDHGHVESMARAAFTTGLEQIFLCDGIAALAAGTVVLALMRRKRHHNTHSTTEATSPS, from the coding sequence ATGCGGAAGTGGCTCCCCTTGATCCCGATCTCCCTCGGCACGGTGATGTTCACCGTCGACATCACCATCATTGGCATGGCGATACCGGCGATCTCCGACGGCCTACACGTCTCGTTCTCCGCGCTCCAATGGTCGATCGACGCCTACATCCTGGTGCTCGCGGCGTTGGTGATGGCGGCGGGTTCGGCATCGGACCGGTTCGGCAGGCTGCGGGTCTACCTGACCGGCACTCTCGTCTTCGCGATCGCATCCCTGGGGTGCGGCCTCGCACCGAACGCGGCGGTGCTGATCGCCGGGCGTGCGCTGCAGGGGGTCGGTGCGGCGGCGATGATGGTCACGAACACGGCCCTGCTGGCCGGCACCTATCGGGGTCGTGACCAGGGTGTGGCCTTCGGTGTGTGGACGTCGGTGACCGCCGTGTCCGCGGCCACCGGACCGCTGCTGGGCGGCGTGCTCACCGAGGCGCTGGGCTGGCGGTCGATCTTCCTGGTCAACCTCCCGATGGCACTCGTCGCATTGTGGACGGGACGCCGATGGCTGCCGGAAGGCCGCGACCCGGCTGGCGGCCGGATCGACGTGCCCGGCACCGCCCTGTTCGTCCTCGCCGCCACCTTGGTCACCTTCGCGCTGATCCGCGCCGGCGAAGACGGCTGGGGCAGTCCATCGGTCGTGCCGTGTCTCGCTGCCGCCGCCGGCGCGCTGATCGCGTTCGGCTTGGTCGAACGACACCGACGGCACCCGATGCTGGATCTGGCTCTGCTGCGCAAACCGGCGTTCGTCGCGCTCCTGCTAGGCGCATTGGTCTTCAACGCCGCGTCGGTGGCCGACTTCGTCTACCGGTCGTTGTGGCTGCAGTCCATCGTGCACCTCGACTCGTTCGCGGCCGGGCTCGCACTCACTCCGATGGGGGCTGCCGCACTGGTCACGGCCATGATCACCGGACGGCTCGCCGCCACCGTCGAACCCCGCCTGCCCATCGGGATCGGCCTGCTTCTGATCAGCGCGGGCGGGTTCAGCTACCTGCTGCTGCTCACCCCGGACGCGAGCTGGCCCGCGCTGTTACCCGGGTTGCTGATCACCGGCGCCGGGGTCGGCGTGTGCTCACCCGTACTGGCGTCCGCCGTGCTCGCGACGGTTCCCCCGAGCAGGGCGGGCATGGCCAGCGGCGCGATGAACACCTTGCTGCAACTCGGATTCGCCCTCGGCATGCCCGTGCTCGGCACCGTGCTGACCGCCACGATCCGCCACACCCTGACCGAGACCGGCTTCGCCGACCCCGAACCCGCGGCCCTGGCCATCAGCAACGGACGTTCCCCCCAACTGGTCGCCGCCTTTCCCCCGGGCGACCACGGCCACGTGGAGAGCATGGCACGCGCTGCCTTCACCACCGGCCTAGAACAGATCTTCCTCTGCGACGGGATCGCCGCCCTGGCCGCCGGGACGGTCGTACTAGCCCTGATGCGACGCAAGCGGCACCACAACACCCACTCAACCACCGAGGCAACCTCACCCTCCTGA
- a CDS encoding DUF3644 domain-containing protein, producing MGRSDDEGLKKRFPNAADPVRLNVELFINLRNKIEHRYEPELKSMTGGKAQALVVNYDAELTAAFGGKFSLADKLRFPVFLHALRPDGAEQLRAATANLPRPTRDLVSRFETGIEQDLLDDLRYDFRIRLVPITGPKTSADLAVNFVKLDELSDEERRVMVDAGRTGTVIVRDRHVDVVSKDKLLPGRVAQLVDSALPFEFSVNAHTKVWQHLRVRPPCGSLKPHETDARYCLYDEPFGLYPA from the coding sequence ATCGGACGCAGTGATGACGAAGGCCTCAAGAAGCGGTTCCCCAACGCTGCCGACCCAGTTCGCTTGAACGTGGAGCTATTCATAAACCTGCGCAACAAGATCGAGCACCGATACGAACCCGAGCTGAAGAGTATGACGGGCGGTAAAGCTCAGGCGTTGGTCGTCAACTACGACGCCGAGTTGACTGCGGCGTTCGGGGGCAAGTTCAGCCTAGCGGACAAACTGAGGTTCCCGGTGTTCTTGCACGCGCTCAGACCAGACGGGGCCGAACAGCTCCGAGCGGCCACTGCGAACCTTCCACGCCCGACGCGTGATTTGGTCTCACGGTTCGAGACCGGTATCGAACAGGATTTGCTGGACGACCTGCGGTACGACTTCCGAATTCGACTGGTTCCCATCACTGGACCCAAGACCAGCGCCGATCTGGCCGTCAACTTCGTCAAACTCGACGAACTCTCCGACGAAGAGCGACGGGTCATGGTCGACGCGGGCCGGACAGGAACCGTCATAGTCCGCGACCGGCATGTCGACGTAGTAAGTAAGGACAAGCTATTACCAGGCCGAGTTGCGCAATTAGTCGATTCCGCACTCCCCTTCGAATTTTCGGTCAACGCCCACACCAAAGTCTGGCAACATCTTCGCGTTCGCCCGCCGTGCGGCTCGTTGAAACCGCACGAAACCGATGCGAGATATTGCCTCTACGACGAACCTTTTGGCCTCTACCCAGCATAA
- a CDS encoding heavy metal translocating P-type ATPase: MSDLCCGPEDSHAPEGAAAAETEAPQRLWQVREIQFAGIAGLLLLAGFVCGWAGWEPGRIGGQLAAAAVGGWTFVPGTLTALVRGRIGVGTLMTIALAGSLVLGQFAEAAMLAFLFSISEALEDYSISRTRRGLRALLALVPDQVRVLRDGRETTIAPTALRVGDHMLVRAGDRLASDGTVRTGRSTMDNSAITGESVPVEAGPGDEVFAGAINGTGVLTVQATATVEDNSLAKVVRVVADAQQRKGNRQRLADRIARPLVPAVLVLAALVAGIGELLGDPVTWIERALVVLVAAAPCAMAISVPVTVIAAVGAASRFGVLVKGGAALEALGAVRTVALDKTGTLTRNTPAVTEIVPAPDLTAERVLAVAAALEARSEHPLAAAILAAAPEPVPADEVTTVPGAGLEGAVDGAAARLGKPGWIDPGPLAEDVARLQETGTTVAVIEHDHVVLGLIGIRDELRPEAPETVTELRADGLGVAMLTGDNARTAAALATQAGIADVHAELRPTDKAALVERLRERGAVAMVGDGVNDAPALATADVGIAMGAMGSDVAIDTADVALMGTDLRHLPQAVRHARRARGIMLQNIGLSAAIVLTLVPLAAFGILGLATVVFIHELAEVFVIGNGVRAGRLRPLRGSTAPEPLTLQRIPATEADTEDGCACCAPNTEPAAQQITMQLSPPRNT; encoded by the coding sequence ATGAGCGATCTGTGCTGCGGACCCGAAGACAGTCACGCCCCCGAGGGCGCCGCGGCCGCGGAAACGGAGGCGCCGCAACGGTTGTGGCAGGTCCGGGAGATCCAGTTCGCCGGAATCGCCGGGCTGTTGCTCCTCGCGGGGTTCGTCTGCGGTTGGGCCGGGTGGGAACCCGGGCGGATCGGCGGGCAGCTGGCGGCGGCCGCGGTCGGGGGCTGGACCTTCGTGCCCGGCACCCTCACCGCGCTGGTGCGCGGACGCATCGGCGTCGGCACCCTGATGACGATCGCGCTGGCCGGGTCGTTGGTGCTGGGGCAGTTCGCCGAGGCCGCGATGCTGGCGTTCCTGTTCTCGATCAGCGAAGCGCTGGAGGACTACTCGATCTCCCGGACCCGTCGCGGGCTGCGCGCGCTGCTCGCACTGGTGCCCGACCAGGTCCGGGTCCTGCGTGACGGGCGGGAAACCACCATCGCGCCCACCGCGTTGCGGGTCGGCGACCACATGCTCGTGCGCGCGGGGGACCGCCTCGCCAGCGACGGTACCGTCCGAACTGGACGGTCCACAATGGACAACTCGGCGATCACGGGGGAGTCCGTGCCGGTCGAGGCAGGGCCGGGAGACGAGGTCTTCGCGGGGGCGATCAACGGTACCGGCGTGCTCACTGTCCAAGCGACCGCGACCGTCGAGGACAACTCGCTGGCCAAGGTCGTGCGCGTCGTCGCCGACGCCCAGCAGCGCAAGGGAAACCGGCAGCGCCTCGCCGACCGCATCGCCCGCCCGCTGGTGCCCGCCGTGCTGGTGCTCGCCGCGCTCGTCGCCGGGATCGGTGAGCTGCTGGGCGATCCGGTCACCTGGATCGAACGGGCACTGGTCGTGCTCGTGGCCGCCGCACCGTGCGCGATGGCGATCTCCGTGCCGGTCACCGTGATCGCCGCGGTCGGCGCGGCCAGCCGGTTCGGCGTGCTGGTCAAAGGCGGTGCGGCGCTGGAAGCCCTCGGCGCGGTGCGCACCGTGGCACTCGACAAGACCGGCACCCTGACCCGCAACACCCCGGCGGTGACCGAGATCGTGCCCGCTCCGGACCTCACTGCCGAGCGGGTGCTGGCGGTCGCGGCCGCGCTGGAAGCTCGCAGCGAACACCCCCTGGCCGCCGCGATCCTCGCCGCCGCCCCCGAACCCGTCCCCGCGGACGAAGTGACCACGGTCCCCGGCGCGGGACTGGAAGGCGCGGTGGACGGCGCCGCGGCACGGCTCGGCAAACCCGGCTGGATCGACCCCGGCCCGCTCGCCGAGGACGTCGCGCGGCTGCAGGAGACCGGCACGACCGTCGCGGTGATCGAACACGACCACGTGGTGCTCGGCCTGATCGGGATCCGCGACGAACTGCGCCCCGAAGCGCCCGAGACCGTCACCGAGCTCCGCGCGGACGGCCTCGGGGTCGCGATGCTCACCGGCGACAACGCCCGCACCGCCGCCGCGCTGGCCACCCAGGCCGGGATCGCCGACGTCCACGCCGAACTGCGGCCGACCGACAAGGCCGCGCTCGTCGAACGGCTCCGCGAGCGGGGCGCGGTGGCGATGGTCGGCGACGGCGTCAACGACGCTCCCGCGCTGGCCACCGCCGACGTGGGCATCGCGATGGGCGCCATGGGCAGCGACGTCGCCATCGACACCGCCGACGTCGCGCTGATGGGCACCGACCTGCGGCACCTGCCCCAAGCCGTGCGCCACGCGCGCCGCGCCAGGGGCATCATGCTGCAGAACATCGGCCTGTCCGCGGCCATCGTGCTCACCCTCGTCCCCCTCGCCGCGTTCGGCATCCTCGGCCTGGCCACCGTCGTGTTCATCCACGAACTCGCCGAAGTCTTCGTCATCGGCAACGGCGTCCGCGCCGGACGACTCCGCCCACTACGAGGCTCCACCGCCCCGGAACCCCTTACCCTGCAACGAATCCCCGCCACCGAAGCCGACACGGAGGACGGCTGCGCCTGCTGCGCCCCGAACACCGAGCCCGCGGCCCAGCAGATCACGATGCAGCTCTCGCCGCCGCGCAACACCTGA
- a CDS encoding ArsR/SmtB family transcription factor, which produces MSDDQCDLLCLDLDHAEALRTTLPGEAVLRQRADVLRALGDPTRLRIAHALLAGDELCVCDLAWIVGSSQGLVSHHLRQLRSAGLAESRRDGKLVMYRLTGAGQHLLALAAEADPV; this is translated from the coding sequence GTGAGCGATGACCAGTGCGACCTGCTGTGCCTTGATCTCGACCACGCGGAGGCGTTGCGGACGACCCTGCCCGGCGAGGCGGTTCTGCGGCAGCGTGCCGATGTGTTGCGTGCCCTCGGTGATCCGACGCGGCTGCGGATCGCGCACGCGCTGCTGGCCGGTGACGAGCTGTGCGTGTGCGATCTGGCGTGGATCGTCGGATCGTCGCAGGGGCTGGTGTCGCACCACTTGCGCCAGTTGCGTTCGGCGGGACTGGCCGAGTCGCGCCGGGACGGCAAGCTGGTGATGTACCGGCTCACCGGCGCTGGGCAGCACCTGCTTGCACTGGCCGCGGAGGCGGATCCGGTATGA
- a CDS encoding phosphorylase family protein has protein sequence MWTTDLDRTEIGVVGMAVGAPFAVLVAEQLAASGADLVVSVTSAGQIADLPHTPCFVLITDALRDEGTSLRYLPLGRWSHLDPTVADKLTGAPYRETTTAIDTAREHGVLCVEMEAAALYAYARARGRTVVCLAHVTNAMAVDGDDFEKGVDNGVHSALAVVRAVAATLLPT, from the coding sequence ATGTGGACCACCGACCTCGACCGCACGGAGATCGGTGTCGTCGGCATGGCCGTCGGCGCGCCCTTCGCGGTACTGGTGGCCGAGCAACTGGCCGCCTCCGGTGCCGATCTGGTGGTCAGCGTGACCTCCGCCGGTCAGATCGCCGACCTGCCGCACACGCCGTGCTTCGTGCTCATCACCGACGCCCTGCGCGACGAGGGAACCAGCCTGCGCTACCTGCCACTCGGGCGCTGGAGCCACCTCGATCCCACCGTGGCCGACAAGCTCACCGGCGCCCCCTACCGGGAGACCACGACCGCCATCGACACCGCCCGCGAGCACGGGGTCCTGTGCGTAGAAATGGAAGCCGCCGCCCTCTACGCCTACGCGCGAGCCCGCGGCCGCACTGTGGTGTGCCTGGCACACGTCACCAACGCGATGGCCGTCGATGGCGACGACTTCGAGAAAGGCGTCGACAACGGTGTCCACAGTGCACTCGCGGTAGTGCGCGCGGTCGCGGCCACACTCCTTCCCACCTAG
- a CDS encoding cysteine desulfurase family protein: MNPGGPVYLDYNATTPVDPRVTDAAMPYWTEFFGNPSSDHPYADRPRHALATAREQVAALLGARADEIVFTASGSEANLLALRGAVLGDGRGHLVIAATEHPAVLQTAQALERLHGTEVTVLPVDHDGLLAPVALDAALVAGPGPAVVSIMAANNETGALQPITELATVAHRHGALVHCDAAQACGKIPVDVTESTVDLLTVVGHKMYAPRGAAALYVRDGVALEPVVYGGGQERGLRAGTENVALAVALGTAAQLAADDIATGAPQRIAALRDDLHDRLSTALPGRIHLNGPVERRLPNTLNISIDRTRGHRVLTHAPEIAASTGSACHSGIHTPSPVLTAMNLDTDRALAAIRLTLGRWSSSSDIDIAADALVRAVAHHDNEGIA, from the coding sequence GTGAACCCCGGCGGGCCGGTCTACCTGGACTACAACGCGACCACCCCGGTCGACCCGCGCGTCACCGACGCGGCGATGCCGTACTGGACGGAATTCTTCGGCAACCCCTCCAGCGACCACCCCTACGCCGATCGGCCACGCCACGCCCTCGCCACCGCGCGCGAACAGGTCGCTGCACTGCTCGGCGCGCGAGCGGATGAGATCGTGTTCACCGCGTCCGGATCGGAGGCGAACCTTCTCGCCTTGCGGGGAGCCGTGCTCGGCGACGGACGCGGTCACCTGGTCATCGCGGCCACTGAGCACCCCGCGGTCCTGCAGACCGCCCAGGCGCTCGAACGCCTGCACGGCACCGAAGTCACCGTGCTCCCCGTCGACCACGACGGGCTGCTCGCCCCCGTCGCACTCGACGCCGCGCTGGTCGCCGGGCCGGGTCCGGCCGTGGTGTCGATCATGGCCGCCAACAACGAAACCGGCGCGCTGCAGCCGATCACCGAACTCGCCACCGTCGCCCATCGCCATGGCGCACTCGTGCACTGCGACGCCGCGCAAGCGTGCGGGAAAATCCCGGTCGACGTCACCGAGTCCACTGTGGACCTGCTGACCGTGGTCGGGCACAAGATGTACGCGCCCCGCGGCGCCGCCGCGCTCTACGTCCGCGATGGTGTTGCCCTGGAACCGGTCGTCTACGGCGGTGGCCAGGAACGCGGACTGCGCGCGGGCACCGAGAACGTCGCACTCGCCGTCGCCCTCGGCACCGCCGCCCAACTCGCCGCCGACGACATCGCCACCGGCGCACCCCAGCGGATCGCCGCGCTACGAGACGACCTGCACGACCGGCTGTCCACCGCCTTGCCCGGTCGCATCCACCTCAACGGACCCGTCGAGCGACGACTGCCCAACACCCTCAACATCAGCATCGACCGAACCCGCGGCCACCGCGTCCTCACCCACGCGCCCGAGATCGCCGCCTCCACCGGATCCGCCTGCCACAGCGGCATCCACACCCCGTCCCCGGTCCTGACCGCCATGAACCTCGACACCGACCGCGCGCTGGCCGCGATCCGCCTCACCCTGGGGCGCTGGAGCAGTTCGAGTGACATCGACATCGCGGCCGATGCTCTCGTGCGTGCCGTCGCGCACCACGACAACGAAGGGATCGCATGA
- a CDS encoding ArsR/SmtB family transcription factor, which translates to MAEEATKARLYEAFAVSGKALANGTRLELLDLLAQGERTVDALASAAGLNLTTASAHLQTLKQAGFVTTRRDGVRVHYRLAGADVAQLFALLRKVAQAHQPAVPAARDAFLGPGGDTEISRAQLRARAKAGEVVVLDVRPVHEYRAGHIPGAVSIPVHELADRVAELPEETEIVVYCRGEYCVLAYDAVRLLIDRGRRAIRLHDGMLEWRLAELPVAIGDRA; encoded by the coding sequence GTGGCAGAGGAAGCGACGAAAGCGCGGCTGTACGAGGCCTTCGCGGTCAGCGGGAAAGCACTGGCCAACGGCACGCGCCTGGAACTGCTGGACCTGCTCGCGCAAGGCGAACGGACCGTCGACGCGCTCGCCTCGGCGGCCGGGCTGAACCTGACGACGGCGTCGGCGCATCTGCAGACCCTCAAGCAGGCCGGGTTCGTGACCACCCGCCGCGACGGGGTGCGGGTGCACTACCGGCTCGCGGGCGCCGACGTCGCACAGCTCTTTGCCTTACTACGCAAGGTCGCCCAGGCCCACCAGCCCGCGGTGCCCGCCGCCCGCGACGCCTTCCTCGGCCCCGGCGGTGACACCGAGATCAGCCGGGCGCAACTGCGTGCCCGTGCGAAGGCGGGGGAGGTCGTGGTGCTGGACGTGCGGCCGGTTCACGAGTACCGAGCAGGGCACATCCCCGGCGCGGTCAGCATTCCGGTGCACGAGTTGGCTGACCGGGTCGCCGAACTGCCCGAGGAGACCGAGATCGTCGTCTACTGCCGCGGCGAATACTGCGTGCTGGCCTACGACGCCGTCCGGCTGCTCATCGATCGCGGCCGCCGCGCGATCCGCCTGCACGACGGCATGCTCGAATGGCGCCTCGCCGAACTGCCCGTCGCCATCGGGGATCGCGCGTGA
- a CDS encoding class I SAM-dependent methyltransferase, translating to MTALRRWADALASWAIPPEILADAPESPWVLPRQVFTRRADAQLAHPSGATHTAALEALTEPGSVLDIGAAAGATSLPLLGRAPVRELAAVDADAELLTAFAERTTALDSPAKIHCGRWPDLSEEVAIADVVLCGNVVYNVADLKPFVRELTTHARRRVIVELAAAHPLTELNPLWHRFHRIDRPEGPTADDFAAVLAELDIQPTVSRWHRTAEAEYATFAELVEVTRKRLCLLPETEPAVAAALISSGVDPAVPPDLGSSGRDLVTVSWAGQGV from the coding sequence GTGACTGCACTGCGGCGATGGGCGGACGCGCTCGCGTCCTGGGCGATCCCACCGGAGATCCTGGCCGACGCACCCGAGTCGCCATGGGTGCTGCCACGGCAGGTGTTCACCCGCCGCGCCGACGCGCAACTCGCGCACCCGTCCGGCGCGACGCACACCGCCGCGCTCGAAGCGCTGACCGAACCCGGGTCGGTACTCGACATCGGCGCGGCGGCAGGGGCGACGAGCCTGCCACTGCTCGGGCGAGCACCCGTGCGGGAACTTGCGGCCGTGGACGCCGACGCCGAACTGCTCACCGCGTTCGCCGAGCGCACCACCGCACTGGACAGCCCCGCGAAGATCCACTGTGGACGGTGGCCGGACCTGTCCGAGGAGGTGGCGATCGCCGACGTCGTGTTGTGCGGCAACGTGGTCTACAACGTCGCCGACCTCAAGCCGTTCGTACGCGAGCTCACCACGCACGCGCGGCGGCGAGTGATCGTGGAGTTGGCCGCGGCACATCCGCTGACCGAGCTGAACCCGTTGTGGCACCGGTTCCACCGCATCGACCGGCCCGAAGGGCCGACCGCGGACGACTTCGCGGCCGTGCTCGCCGAGTTGGATATCCAGCCCACGGTCAGCCGCTGGCACCGGACCGCGGAAGCCGAATACGCCACCTTTGCCGAACTGGTCGAGGTCACCCGGAAACGCCTGTGCCTGCTGCCCGAGACCGAGCCCGCGGTGGCGGCGGCACTGATCTCGTCCGGGGTCGATCCGGCGGTGCCGCCCGATCTGGGCTCGTCCGGCCGTGACCTGGTCACGGTGAGCTGGGCGGGGCAGGGCGTTTGA
- a CDS encoding class I SAM-dependent methyltransferase, with protein sequence MADLGEDELRHRWDRYSSRYDKDIALLERLQFAGGREWVCGQATGEVLEVAVGTGRNFAHYPAGVRVTGIDLSPAMVEIARTRARELGLDADLREGDAQALPFPDASFDTVVCTLGLCGVPDERAAIAEMHRVLRPGGTVLLLDHVGSHHAVVRFGQRLLERLTVAMIGDYQTRRPLPLLERAGFELTRSERRKLGTVERVAALKRPAPPSSP encoded by the coding sequence ATGGCGGATCTCGGCGAGGACGAACTGCGGCACCGGTGGGATCGATACTCCTCCCGCTACGACAAGGACATCGCGCTGCTGGAACGGCTGCAATTCGCCGGTGGCCGCGAGTGGGTGTGCGGGCAGGCGACCGGTGAGGTCCTCGAGGTCGCGGTCGGCACCGGCCGCAACTTCGCCCACTACCCGGCCGGGGTCCGGGTGACCGGGATCGACCTGAGCCCGGCCATGGTGGAGATCGCCCGTACCCGGGCACGCGAGCTGGGCCTCGATGCCGATCTGCGCGAAGGGGACGCGCAGGCGTTGCCGTTCCCCGACGCCTCGTTCGACACCGTGGTCTGCACGCTCGGCCTGTGCGGCGTTCCGGACGAACGGGCCGCGATCGCCGAGATGCACCGGGTGCTGCGCCCCGGCGGGACAGTGCTGCTGCTCGATCACGTCGGCAGCCACCACGCGGTCGTCCGGTTCGGGCAGCGGCTGCTGGAACGCCTCACCGTGGCGATGATCGGGGACTACCAGACCCGGCGGCCCCTGCCGCTGCTCGAACGGGCCGGGTTCGAGCTCACTCGCAGCGAACGACGCAAGCTCGGCACCGTCGAGCGGGTGGCGGCGCTCAAACGCCCTGCCCCGCCCAGCTCACCGTGA
- a CDS encoding MarR family winged helix-turn-helix transcriptional regulator, translated as MHGDPVQAFDKAFELAARLAEVMRHALAERDLTPSRAEVIYVLAREGAVMQRALAEALRCTPRHVTGLVDQLQDAGLVERRPHPDDRRATSVALTTKGAATARWITESRHTAASALLGDVPGDDLAAFVRVADLILRQIAP; from the coding sequence ATGCACGGCGATCCGGTCCAGGCCTTCGACAAGGCGTTCGAGCTGGCCGCCCGGCTGGCCGAAGTGATGCGGCACGCGCTGGCCGAGCGCGACCTCACCCCCAGCCGCGCGGAAGTGATCTACGTGCTGGCCCGCGAAGGCGCGGTGATGCAGCGCGCCCTGGCCGAAGCCTTGCGCTGCACACCGCGGCACGTCACCGGGCTGGTCGACCAGCTCCAGGACGCCGGTCTCGTCGAACGGCGCCCGCATCCGGACGACCGCCGCGCGACTTCGGTGGCATTGACGACCAAGGGCGCCGCGACCGCCCGGTGGATCACCGAGAGCCGGCACACCGCGGCCTCGGCGCTGCTGGGCGACGTACCCGGCGATGACCTGGCCGCGTTCGTCCGCGTCGCAGACCTCATCCTGCGTCAGATCGCGCCATGA